A portion of the Bactrocera neohumeralis isolate Rockhampton chromosome 2, APGP_CSIRO_Bneo_wtdbg2-racon-allhic-juicebox.fasta_v2, whole genome shotgun sequence genome contains these proteins:
- the LOC126767801 gene encoding NADP-dependent malic enzyme isoform X3: MSQSENLHGNLSKLCAASRPAAAAAAAPVARQIATSDSRPFHDVVGDVVCPSGVRGIDHLRDPRLNKGLAFTLEERQTLGIHGLQPARFKTQEEQLELCKIAVSRYTEPLNKYLYLVDLQDRNERLFYRFLAENIEHLMPIVYTPTVGLACQRFGLIYRRPRGLFISYNDRGYVFDVIKNWPESDVRAICVTDGERILGLGDLGANGMGICVGKLALYTALAGIKPHRCLPILLDVGTNNIDLLEDPLYVGLRQKRVVGKEYDDFLDEFMEAIVKRYGQNTLIQFEDFGNHNAFRFLDRYRNSYCTFNDDIQGTAAVAMGGIYASTRVTGKSITDYTFLFAGAGEAAVGIADLVVKAMVAEGVPKDEARQKIWMIDIDGLLTTTRKEGSLSEHQKNYAKDVEPMKNLQEIVEKVKPNVLIGASAAAGIFTPEILRIMATNNERPVVFALSNPTHKAECTADQAYKNTDGRVVFSSGSPFPPVEMNGKTFYPGQGNNAYIFPGIALGVITTGTHHISDDMFLIAARELANFVDQSDLDRGSLYPPLNAVREVSMRIAEGVTKCAYDKGLASTYPEPSDKRKWLQDQLYNFNYESSMPVTWPWPRMPYVKTRPLEPTILFSDSK, translated from the exons TTTGCATGGAAATCTTTCGAAATTATGTGCGGCATCGCGtcccgctgctgctgctgctgctgcgcccGTGGCACGTCAAATAGCTACGTCCGATAGCAGACCGTTTCACGATGTTGTCGGCGATGTGGTGTGTCCCTCCGGCGTGCGTGGTATTGATCATCTGAGAGATCCTCGTTTAAATAAG GGTCTCGCTTTCACACTGGAAGAGCGCCAAACTTTGGGTATACATGGACTGCAACCTGCACGCTTCAAGACGCAAGAAGAACAACTGGAACTGTGCAAAATTGCCGTGAGCCGTTATACGGAACCGCTAAACAAATATCTATATTTAGTCGATCTGCAAGATCGTAATGAGCGCTTGTTCTACCGTTTCTTAGCGGAGAATATCGAGCATCTCATGCCTATTGTATACACACCCACTGTGGGTTTGGCCTGTCAACGTTTCGGTTTGATCTACCGTAGGCCACGTGGTCTCTTCATCAGCTACAACGATCGTGGCTATGTTTTCGATGTCATCAAAAACTG GCCTGAGTCTGATGTGCGCGCCATTTGTGTAACTGACGGCGAACGTATTTTGGGTTTGGGCGACTTGGGTGCCAACGGCATGGGAATTTGTGTCGGCAAGCTGGCTCTTTACACCGCTTTGGCTGGCATCAAACCTCATCGCTGTCTGCCAATCCTACTCGATGTGGGCACAAACAACATTGACCTGCTGGAGGATCCATTGTATGTGGGCCTGAGGCAGAAGCGTGTTGTCGGCAAGGAGTACGACGACTTTTTGGATGAATTCATGGAGGCTATTGTCAAACGCTACGGCCAGAATACCTTGATCCAATTTGAAGATTTCGGCAATCACAATGCATTTAGATTCCTCGACAGATACCGTAACAGTTATTGCACCTTCAACGATGACATCCAGGGTACCGCTGCTGTTGCCATGGGTGGCATTTATGCTTCCACACGTGTGACAGGCAAGAGCATTACGGATTATACGTTCCTATTTGCTGGCGCTGGTGAGGCTGCTGTCGGTATTGCGGATCTCGTTGTGAAAGCCATGGTTGCAGAGGGTGTGCCCAAAGAC GAAGCCAGACAAAAGATCTGGATGATCGATATTGACGGTCTCTTGACTACAACACGCAAGGAAGGCTCCTTGTCTGAGCATCAGAAAAACTATGCCAAGGACGTTGAGCCCATGAAAAACCTGCAAGAGATTGTGGAGAAAGTGAAACCAAAC GTGCTTATTGGCGCTTCTGCTGCTGCTGGCATCTTCACACCCGAAATTTTGAGAATCATGGCCACCAACAACGAACGCCCCGTCGTCTTTGCCCTCTCCAACCCAACCCACAAAGCCGAATGTACTGCGGATCAGGCATACAAAAATACCGAT GGTCGCGTCGTATTCTCATCTGGTTCACCATTCCCTCCAGTGGAGATGAATGGCAAAACTTTCTACCCCGGTCAGGGTAACAATGCTTACATTTTCCCAGGTATTGCATTGGGTGTGATCACCACCGGCACACACCACATCTCCGATGATATGTTCCTTATTGCCGCACGTGAATTGGCTAACTTTGTTGACCAAAGTGATTTGGACCGCGGCTCACTCTACCCACCATTGAATGCTGTGCGCGAGGTGTCGATGCGCATTGCTGAAGGCGTTACTAAGTGTGCTTATGACAAgg GTTTGGCCTCCACTTACCCCGAGCCATCGGACAAACGCAAGTGGTTGCAGGATCAGCTCTACAACTTCAACTATGAGTCGTCAATGCCCGTGACGTGGCCGTGGCCAAGAATGCCATATGTGAAGACTCGCCCATTGGAACCCACCATTCTCTTCAGTGATTCaa AGTAA
- the LOC126767801 gene encoding NADP-dependent malic enzyme isoform X1: protein MKLPEGLLAKIVKEPASLHGNLSKLCAASRPAAAAAAAPVARQIATSDSRPFHDVVGDVVCPSGVRGIDHLRDPRLNKGLAFTLEERQTLGIHGLQPARFKTQEEQLELCKIAVSRYTEPLNKYLYLVDLQDRNERLFYRFLAENIEHLMPIVYTPTVGLACQRFGLIYRRPRGLFISYNDRGYVFDVIKNWPESDVRAICVTDGERILGLGDLGANGMGICVGKLALYTALAGIKPHRCLPILLDVGTNNIDLLEDPLYVGLRQKRVVGKEYDDFLDEFMEAIVKRYGQNTLIQFEDFGNHNAFRFLDRYRNSYCTFNDDIQGTAAVAMGGIYASTRVTGKSITDYTFLFAGAGEAAVGIADLVVKAMVAEGVPKDEARQKIWMIDIDGLLTTTRKEGSLSEHQKNYAKDVEPMKNLQEIVEKVKPNVLIGASAAAGIFTPEILRIMATNNERPVVFALSNPTHKAECTADQAYKNTDGRVVFSSGSPFPPVEMNGKTFYPGQGNNAYIFPGIALGVITTGTHHISDDMFLIAARELANFVDQSDLDRGSLYPPLNAVREVSMRIAEGVTKCAYDKGLASTYPEPSDKRKWLQDQLYNFNYESSMPVTWPWPRMPYVKTRPLEPTILFSDSK from the exons ATGAAGTTGCCCGAGGGTTTGCTGGCGAAAATTGTGAAAGAACCTGCAAG TTTGCATGGAAATCTTTCGAAATTATGTGCGGCATCGCGtcccgctgctgctgctgctgctgcgcccGTGGCACGTCAAATAGCTACGTCCGATAGCAGACCGTTTCACGATGTTGTCGGCGATGTGGTGTGTCCCTCCGGCGTGCGTGGTATTGATCATCTGAGAGATCCTCGTTTAAATAAG GGTCTCGCTTTCACACTGGAAGAGCGCCAAACTTTGGGTATACATGGACTGCAACCTGCACGCTTCAAGACGCAAGAAGAACAACTGGAACTGTGCAAAATTGCCGTGAGCCGTTATACGGAACCGCTAAACAAATATCTATATTTAGTCGATCTGCAAGATCGTAATGAGCGCTTGTTCTACCGTTTCTTAGCGGAGAATATCGAGCATCTCATGCCTATTGTATACACACCCACTGTGGGTTTGGCCTGTCAACGTTTCGGTTTGATCTACCGTAGGCCACGTGGTCTCTTCATCAGCTACAACGATCGTGGCTATGTTTTCGATGTCATCAAAAACTG GCCTGAGTCTGATGTGCGCGCCATTTGTGTAACTGACGGCGAACGTATTTTGGGTTTGGGCGACTTGGGTGCCAACGGCATGGGAATTTGTGTCGGCAAGCTGGCTCTTTACACCGCTTTGGCTGGCATCAAACCTCATCGCTGTCTGCCAATCCTACTCGATGTGGGCACAAACAACATTGACCTGCTGGAGGATCCATTGTATGTGGGCCTGAGGCAGAAGCGTGTTGTCGGCAAGGAGTACGACGACTTTTTGGATGAATTCATGGAGGCTATTGTCAAACGCTACGGCCAGAATACCTTGATCCAATTTGAAGATTTCGGCAATCACAATGCATTTAGATTCCTCGACAGATACCGTAACAGTTATTGCACCTTCAACGATGACATCCAGGGTACCGCTGCTGTTGCCATGGGTGGCATTTATGCTTCCACACGTGTGACAGGCAAGAGCATTACGGATTATACGTTCCTATTTGCTGGCGCTGGTGAGGCTGCTGTCGGTATTGCGGATCTCGTTGTGAAAGCCATGGTTGCAGAGGGTGTGCCCAAAGAC GAAGCCAGACAAAAGATCTGGATGATCGATATTGACGGTCTCTTGACTACAACACGCAAGGAAGGCTCCTTGTCTGAGCATCAGAAAAACTATGCCAAGGACGTTGAGCCCATGAAAAACCTGCAAGAGATTGTGGAGAAAGTGAAACCAAAC GTGCTTATTGGCGCTTCTGCTGCTGCTGGCATCTTCACACCCGAAATTTTGAGAATCATGGCCACCAACAACGAACGCCCCGTCGTCTTTGCCCTCTCCAACCCAACCCACAAAGCCGAATGTACTGCGGATCAGGCATACAAAAATACCGAT GGTCGCGTCGTATTCTCATCTGGTTCACCATTCCCTCCAGTGGAGATGAATGGCAAAACTTTCTACCCCGGTCAGGGTAACAATGCTTACATTTTCCCAGGTATTGCATTGGGTGTGATCACCACCGGCACACACCACATCTCCGATGATATGTTCCTTATTGCCGCACGTGAATTGGCTAACTTTGTTGACCAAAGTGATTTGGACCGCGGCTCACTCTACCCACCATTGAATGCTGTGCGCGAGGTGTCGATGCGCATTGCTGAAGGCGTTACTAAGTGTGCTTATGACAAgg GTTTGGCCTCCACTTACCCCGAGCCATCGGACAAACGCAAGTGGTTGCAGGATCAGCTCTACAACTTCAACTATGAGTCGTCAATGCCCGTGACGTGGCCGTGGCCAAGAATGCCATATGTGAAGACTCGCCCATTGGAACCCACCATTCTCTTCAGTGATTCaa AGTAA
- the LOC126767801 gene encoding NADP-dependent malic enzyme isoform X2, with translation MLSRPILHGNLSKLCAASRPAAAAAAAPVARQIATSDSRPFHDVVGDVVCPSGVRGIDHLRDPRLNKGLAFTLEERQTLGIHGLQPARFKTQEEQLELCKIAVSRYTEPLNKYLYLVDLQDRNERLFYRFLAENIEHLMPIVYTPTVGLACQRFGLIYRRPRGLFISYNDRGYVFDVIKNWPESDVRAICVTDGERILGLGDLGANGMGICVGKLALYTALAGIKPHRCLPILLDVGTNNIDLLEDPLYVGLRQKRVVGKEYDDFLDEFMEAIVKRYGQNTLIQFEDFGNHNAFRFLDRYRNSYCTFNDDIQGTAAVAMGGIYASTRVTGKSITDYTFLFAGAGEAAVGIADLVVKAMVAEGVPKDEARQKIWMIDIDGLLTTTRKEGSLSEHQKNYAKDVEPMKNLQEIVEKVKPNVLIGASAAAGIFTPEILRIMATNNERPVVFALSNPTHKAECTADQAYKNTDGRVVFSSGSPFPPVEMNGKTFYPGQGNNAYIFPGIALGVITTGTHHISDDMFLIAARELANFVDQSDLDRGSLYPPLNAVREVSMRIAEGVTKCAYDKGLASTYPEPSDKRKWLQDQLYNFNYESSMPVTWPWPRMPYVKTRPLEPTILFSDSK, from the exons TTTGCATGGAAATCTTTCGAAATTATGTGCGGCATCGCGtcccgctgctgctgctgctgctgcgcccGTGGCACGTCAAATAGCTACGTCCGATAGCAGACCGTTTCACGATGTTGTCGGCGATGTGGTGTGTCCCTCCGGCGTGCGTGGTATTGATCATCTGAGAGATCCTCGTTTAAATAAG GGTCTCGCTTTCACACTGGAAGAGCGCCAAACTTTGGGTATACATGGACTGCAACCTGCACGCTTCAAGACGCAAGAAGAACAACTGGAACTGTGCAAAATTGCCGTGAGCCGTTATACGGAACCGCTAAACAAATATCTATATTTAGTCGATCTGCAAGATCGTAATGAGCGCTTGTTCTACCGTTTCTTAGCGGAGAATATCGAGCATCTCATGCCTATTGTATACACACCCACTGTGGGTTTGGCCTGTCAACGTTTCGGTTTGATCTACCGTAGGCCACGTGGTCTCTTCATCAGCTACAACGATCGTGGCTATGTTTTCGATGTCATCAAAAACTG GCCTGAGTCTGATGTGCGCGCCATTTGTGTAACTGACGGCGAACGTATTTTGGGTTTGGGCGACTTGGGTGCCAACGGCATGGGAATTTGTGTCGGCAAGCTGGCTCTTTACACCGCTTTGGCTGGCATCAAACCTCATCGCTGTCTGCCAATCCTACTCGATGTGGGCACAAACAACATTGACCTGCTGGAGGATCCATTGTATGTGGGCCTGAGGCAGAAGCGTGTTGTCGGCAAGGAGTACGACGACTTTTTGGATGAATTCATGGAGGCTATTGTCAAACGCTACGGCCAGAATACCTTGATCCAATTTGAAGATTTCGGCAATCACAATGCATTTAGATTCCTCGACAGATACCGTAACAGTTATTGCACCTTCAACGATGACATCCAGGGTACCGCTGCTGTTGCCATGGGTGGCATTTATGCTTCCACACGTGTGACAGGCAAGAGCATTACGGATTATACGTTCCTATTTGCTGGCGCTGGTGAGGCTGCTGTCGGTATTGCGGATCTCGTTGTGAAAGCCATGGTTGCAGAGGGTGTGCCCAAAGAC GAAGCCAGACAAAAGATCTGGATGATCGATATTGACGGTCTCTTGACTACAACACGCAAGGAAGGCTCCTTGTCTGAGCATCAGAAAAACTATGCCAAGGACGTTGAGCCCATGAAAAACCTGCAAGAGATTGTGGAGAAAGTGAAACCAAAC GTGCTTATTGGCGCTTCTGCTGCTGCTGGCATCTTCACACCCGAAATTTTGAGAATCATGGCCACCAACAACGAACGCCCCGTCGTCTTTGCCCTCTCCAACCCAACCCACAAAGCCGAATGTACTGCGGATCAGGCATACAAAAATACCGAT GGTCGCGTCGTATTCTCATCTGGTTCACCATTCCCTCCAGTGGAGATGAATGGCAAAACTTTCTACCCCGGTCAGGGTAACAATGCTTACATTTTCCCAGGTATTGCATTGGGTGTGATCACCACCGGCACACACCACATCTCCGATGATATGTTCCTTATTGCCGCACGTGAATTGGCTAACTTTGTTGACCAAAGTGATTTGGACCGCGGCTCACTCTACCCACCATTGAATGCTGTGCGCGAGGTGTCGATGCGCATTGCTGAAGGCGTTACTAAGTGTGCTTATGACAAgg GTTTGGCCTCCACTTACCCCGAGCCATCGGACAAACGCAAGTGGTTGCAGGATCAGCTCTACAACTTCAACTATGAGTCGTCAATGCCCGTGACGTGGCCGTGGCCAAGAATGCCATATGTGAAGACTCGCCCATTGGAACCCACCATTCTCTTCAGTGATTCaa AGTAA